In the genome of Chrysemys picta bellii isolate R12L10 chromosome 17, ASM1138683v2, whole genome shotgun sequence, one region contains:
- the LOC103307009 gene encoding lysoplasmalogenase TMEM86B-like, protein MKVQAGAWSWEQQPGCVPEPRPHTMDILETDARYRRNIAADAKSRRLKLLPFLAACGLYFTLWLPEPSWVSAGVKSLPVLSLVFFLTAQAWGDGAWTPAARRVCWGLMFSSLGDACLVWPQLFLLGMVAFALAHVCYIWALGLRPVRPWVLLLLALAWAGAYAMLWPCLGGPYVPAVGGYGALLAAVAWRALAWAPSHLTMATGSLLFMASDLVLARDHFCAPVPQARLIVMGTYYAAQGLIAAWAPRASPRWKES, encoded by the exons ATGAAAGTCCAGGCGGGTGCCTGGAGTTGGGAGCAGCAGCCAGGGTGCGTCCCGgagccccggccccacaccaTGGACATTCTCGAGACGGACGCCCGCTACCGCCGGAACATTGCGGCTGAT GCCAAGAGCCGCCGCCTCAAGCTGCTGCCGTTCCTGGCCGCCTGCGGCCTGTACTTCACCCTGtggctgcctgagcccagctGGGTCAGCGCCGGCGTCAAGAGCCTCCCGGTCCTGAGCCTGGTCTTCTTCCTGACGGCCCAGGCCTGGGGTGACGGCGCCTGGACCCCGGCCGCCCGCCGGGTCTGCTGGGGCCTGATGTTCTCCAGCCTGGGAGACGCCTGCCTGGTCTGGCCTCAACTATTCCTCCTAG gcatGGTGGCCTTCGCTCTGGCTCACGTCTGCTACATCTGGGCCCTGGGCCTGCGTCCCGTCCGCCcctgggtcctgctgctgctggcgctgGCCTGGGCGGGGGCCTACGCGATGCTGTGGCCCTGCCTGGGGGGCCCCTACGTGCCGGCCGTGGGGGGCTACGGGGCGCTGCTGGCGGCCGTGGCCtggcgggccctggcctgggctCCGTCCCACCTGACCATGGCCACCGGCTCCCTGCTCTTCATGGCCTCCGACCTGGTCCTGGCCAGGGACCACTTCTGCGCCCCGGTGCCCCAGGCCCGGCTCATCGTCATGGGCACCTACTACGCGGCCCAGGGGCTGATCGCAGCCTGGGCcccccgcgccagcccccgctGGAAGGAAAGCTGA
- the LOC101933306 gene encoding lysoplasmalogenase TMEM86B isoform X2 translates to MDILETDARYPQKFAADAKSRLLKLLPFLAACGLYFALWLPEPSWVSAGVKSLPVLSLVFFLTAQAWGDGAWTPAARRVCWGLMFSSLGDACLVWPHLFLPGMVAFALAHVCYIWALGLRPIRPWVLLLLALAWAGAYVTLWPCLGGPYVPAVGGYGALLAAVAWRALARPPPHLAVATGSLLFMASDLVLARDHFCAPVPQARLIVMGTYYAAQGLIAAWAPRASPRWKES, encoded by the exons aTGGACATTCTGGAGACAGACGCCCGCTACCCCCAGAAGTTTGCAGCTGAT GCCAAGAGCCGCCTCCTCAAGCTGCTGCCGTTCCTGGCCGCCTGCGGCCTGTACTTCGCCCTGtggctgcctgagcccagctGGGTCAGCGCCGGCGTCAAGAGCCTCCCGGTCCTGAGCCTGGTCTTCTTCCTGACGGCCCAGGCCTGGGGTGACGGCGCCTGGACCCCGGCCGCCCGCCGGGTCTGCTGGGGGCTGATGTTCTCCAGCCTGGGAGATGCCTGCCTGGTTTGGCCGCACCTATTCCTCCCAG gcaTGGTGGCCTTCGCTCTGGCTCACGTCTGCTACATCTGGGCCCTGGGCCTGCGTCCCATCCGCCcctgggtcctgctgctgctggcgctgGCCTGGGCGGGGGCCTACGTGACGCTGTGGCCCTGCCTGGGGGGCCCCTACGTGCCGGCCGTGGGGGGCTACGGGGCGCTGCTGGCGGCCGTGGCCTGGCGGGCCCTGGCCCGGCCTCCCCCACACCTGGCCGTGGCCACCGGCTCCCTGCTCTTCATGGCCTCCGACCTGGTCCTGGCCAGGGACCACTTCTGCGCCCCGGTGCCCCAGGCCCGGCTCATCGTCATGGGCACCTACTACGCGGCCCAGGGGCTGATCGCAGCCTGGGCcccccgcgccagcccccgctGGAAGGAGAGCTGA
- the LOC101933306 gene encoding lysoplasmalogenase TMEM86B isoform X1, giving the protein MDILETDVHYLQKFAADAKSRLLKLLPFLAACGLYFALWLPEPSWVSAGVKSLPVLSLVFFLTAQAWGDGAWTPAARRVCWGLMFSSLGDACLVWPHLFLPGMVAFALAHVCYIWALGLRPIRPWVLLLLALAWAGAYVTLWPCLGGPYVPAVGGYGALLAAVAWRALARPPPHLAVATGSLLFMASDLVLARDHFCAPVPQARLIVMGTYYAAQGLIAAWAPRASPRWKES; this is encoded by the exons aTGGACATTCTGGAGACAGACGTCCACTACCTCCAGAAGTTTGCAGCTGAT GCCAAGAGCCGCCTCCTCAAGCTGCTGCCGTTCCTGGCCGCCTGCGGCCTGTACTTCGCCCTGtggctgcctgagcccagctGGGTCAGCGCCGGCGTCAAGAGCCTCCCGGTCCTGAGCCTGGTCTTCTTCCTGACGGCCCAGGCCTGGGGTGACGGCGCCTGGACCCCGGCCGCCCGCCGGGTCTGCTGGGGGCTGATGTTCTCCAGCCTGGGAGATGCCTGCCTGGTTTGGCCGCACCTATTCCTCCCAG gcaTGGTGGCCTTCGCTCTGGCTCACGTCTGCTACATCTGGGCCCTGGGCCTGCGTCCCATCCGCCcctgggtcctgctgctgctggcgctgGCCTGGGCGGGGGCCTACGTGACGCTGTGGCCCTGCCTGGGGGGCCCCTACGTGCCGGCCGTGGGGGGCTACGGGGCGCTGCTGGCGGCCGTGGCCTGGCGGGCCCTGGCCCGGCCTCCCCCACACCTGGCCGTGGCCACCGGCTCCCTGCTCTTCATGGCCTCCGACCTGGTCCTGGCCAGGGACCACTTCTGCGCCCCGGTGCCCCAGGCCCGGCTCATCGTCATGGGCACCTACTACGCGGCCCAGGGGCTGATCGCAGCCTGGGCcccccgcgccagcccccgctGGAAGGAGAGCTGA